Proteins encoded together in one Streptomyces sp. NBC_01216 window:
- a CDS encoding polyprenol monophosphomannose synthase, giving the protein MDDGGQRRYGPLGRALVIIPTYNEAENIRPIVSRVRAAVPEAHVLVADDNSPDGTGKFADELAAEDDHVHVLHRQGKEGLGAAYLAGFRWGVQHGYGVLVEMDADGSHQPEELPRLLTALKGADLVLGSRWVPGGRIVNWPKSREFISRGGSLYSRVLLDVPIRDVTGGYRAFRKETLEGLGLDDVASAGYCFQVDLARRAVAAGFHVVEVPITFVEREVGDSKMSRDILVEALWRVTGWGLTARANKVGRLLGRRSAS; this is encoded by the coding sequence GTGGACGACGGTGGCCAGAGGCGTTACGGCCCGCTCGGCAGAGCCTTGGTGATCATTCCGACCTACAACGAGGCGGAGAACATCAGGCCCATCGTCTCTCGGGTGCGGGCGGCCGTACCCGAGGCGCACGTCCTGGTGGCCGACGACAACAGCCCCGACGGCACGGGCAAGTTCGCCGACGAGCTCGCCGCCGAGGACGACCACGTCCACGTACTGCACCGCCAGGGCAAGGAAGGGCTCGGCGCGGCCTATCTGGCCGGCTTCCGCTGGGGCGTCCAGCACGGCTACGGCGTCCTCGTCGAGATGGACGCGGACGGGTCCCACCAGCCGGAGGAACTGCCCCGGCTGCTCACCGCGCTCAAGGGCGCGGACCTGGTGCTCGGCTCCCGCTGGGTGCCGGGCGGCCGGATCGTCAACTGGCCCAAGTCCCGCGAGTTCATCTCACGCGGCGGCAGCCTCTACTCGCGGGTGCTGCTCGACGTGCCGATCCGCGACGTCACCGGTGGCTACCGGGCCTTCCGCAAGGAGACCCTGGAGGGACTGGGCCTCGACGACGTCGCCTCGGCCGGGTACTGCTTCCAGGTCGACCTGGCCCGCCGCGCCGTCGCCGCCGGCTTCCACGTCGTGGAGGTCCCCATCACCTTCGTGGAGCGTGAGGTCGGCGACTCCAAGATGAGCCGGGACATCCTCGTCGAGGCGCTGTGGCGGGTCACCGGCTGGGGCCTCACGGCCCGCGCCAACAAGGTGGGCAGGCTCCTCGGCCGCAGGTCCGCGAGCTGA
- the fxsA gene encoding FxsA family membrane protein, translating to MTTGTPPPSAPRRSRARTFLPVTLAVWLVLEIWLLTVVAGAAGGLTVFALLVGGAVLGAVVIKRAGRRAFENLTRTFQQAEAAARSGEVPSAGRAGTDDRNGFLMLGGLLLMIPGLISDAAGLLLLVPWFRSFLGRHAEKAVERRVSAAPSGSLQDAFQQARMRRPDGKVVQGEVIREEPSPGPRGPGESRPPLTP from the coding sequence ATGACGACCGGCACACCGCCTCCCTCTGCCCCCAGGCGCTCCCGCGCGCGTACGTTCCTGCCGGTGACCCTCGCCGTCTGGCTGGTCCTGGAGATCTGGCTGCTCACCGTGGTGGCGGGCGCGGCCGGCGGACTGACGGTCTTCGCCCTGCTGGTCGGGGGCGCCGTGCTCGGCGCCGTGGTGATCAAACGGGCGGGCCGACGTGCCTTCGAGAACCTCACGCGGACCTTCCAGCAGGCGGAGGCCGCGGCACGTTCCGGAGAGGTCCCGTCCGCCGGGCGCGCGGGCACGGACGACCGCAACGGCTTCCTGATGCTGGGCGGTCTGCTGCTGATGATCCCCGGCCTGATCTCCGACGCGGCCGGTCTGCTGCTGCTCGTGCCGTGGTTCCGCTCCTTCCTCGGACGCCACGCCGAGAAGGCCGTCGAGCGCCGCGTGAGCGCCGCGCCCTCCGGCAGCCTCCAGGACGCCTTCCAGCAGGCCCGCATGCGGCGCCCGGACGGGAAGGTCGTGCAGGGCGAGGTCATCCGTGAGGAGCCTTCTCCCGGCCCGCGGGGGCCTGGTGAGTCCCGCCCGCCGCTGACGCCCTGA
- a CDS encoding RNA polymerase-binding protein RbpA, giving the protein MSERALRGTRLVVTSYETDRGIDLAPRQAVEYACEKGHRFEMPFSVEAEIPPEWECKVCGIQALLVDGDGPEEKKGKPARTHWDMLMERRTREELEEVLAERLAVLRSGAMNIAVHPRDSRKSA; this is encoded by the coding sequence ATGAGTGAGCGAGCTCTTCGCGGCACGCGCCTCGTGGTGACCAGCTACGAGACCGACCGCGGCATCGATCTGGCCCCGCGCCAGGCCGTGGAGTACGCATGCGAGAAGGGCCATCGTTTCGAGATGCCCTTCTCGGTGGAAGCGGAAATTCCGCCGGAGTGGGAGTGCAAGGTCTGCGGAATCCAGGCACTCCTGGTGGACGGGGACGGCCCCGAGGAGAAGAAGGGCAAGCCGGCGCGTACGCACTGGGACATGCTGATGGAGCGACGCACCCGTGAGGAGCTGGAGGAGGTGCTGGCCGAGAGGCTGGCGGTCCTGCGGTCCGGCGCCATGAACATCGCGGTGCATCCGCGCGACAGCCGCAAGTCCGCCTGA
- a CDS encoding Lrp/AsnC family transcriptional regulator, with translation MEELDRQIVELLVKDGRMSYTDLGKATGLSTSAVHQRVRRLEQRGVIRGYAAVVDPEAVGLPLTAFISVKPFDPSAPDDTPDRLADLPEIEACHSVAGEENYILKVRVATPLELEHLLSRIRSQAGVSSRTTVVLSTPYEARPPRV, from the coding sequence ATGGAGGAGCTGGATCGTCAGATCGTAGAGTTGCTGGTCAAGGACGGGCGCATGAGCTACACCGACCTGGGCAAGGCCACGGGCCTGTCCACGTCGGCCGTGCATCAGCGTGTCCGCCGCCTCGAGCAGCGCGGAGTCATCCGCGGTTATGCCGCCGTCGTCGACCCGGAGGCCGTCGGGCTGCCGCTGACCGCCTTCATCTCGGTCAAACCGTTCGACCCCAGCGCCCCCGACGACACCCCGGACCGGCTCGCCGACCTCCCGGAGATCGAGGCGTGCCACAGCGTGGCGGGCGAGGAGAACTACATCCTCAAGGTGCGCGTCGCCACCCCGCTGGAGTTGGAGCACCTGCTCAGCCGCATCCGTTCGCAGGCCGGAGTCTCCAGCCGCACGACGGTCGTCCTCTCCACTCCGTACGAGGCCCGCCCCCCGCGCGTCTAG
- a CDS encoding MFS transporter, whose translation MTANIAEPEEHTTDPAGRKREQRGWYFYDFACSVYSTSVVTVFLGPYLTAVAKRAADAEGFVHPLGIPVRAGSLFPYAISVSIVVAVLLMPLVGAAADRTGRKKPLLAVAAYTGAAATTCMFFLGGDRYLLGAFLLIVANASLSVSMVLYNAYLPQIAEPDERDAVSSRGWAFGYTSGALVLVLNLVLYSGHDSFRVSEGTAVRICLASAGLWWGAFTLVPLRRLRDRRVPQGGEGRVGSGWRQLRATLKDMRRHPLTLSFLLAYLIYNDGVQTVISQASVYGSEELGLDQTTLITAVLLVQVLAIAGALGMGRLARSYGAKRTILASLLVWTSILAAGYFLPPGAPVAFFLLAAAIGLVLGGSQALSRSLFSHLVPRGKEAEYFSAYEMSDRGLSWLGPLVFGLAYQLTGSYRDAIISLVIFFAVGFALLARVPVRRAVAAAGNPVPDRI comes from the coding sequence TTGACCGCCAACATCGCCGAGCCGGAGGAGCACACCACCGATCCGGCCGGCCGCAAGCGCGAACAGCGCGGCTGGTACTTCTACGACTTCGCGTGCTCGGTCTACTCGACGAGCGTGGTGACCGTGTTCCTCGGTCCCTATCTGACCGCCGTCGCCAAGCGGGCGGCCGACGCGGAGGGATTCGTCCACCCGCTGGGCATACCCGTGCGGGCCGGATCGCTCTTCCCCTACGCCATCTCGGTCTCGATCGTGGTGGCGGTACTGCTGATGCCGCTGGTGGGCGCGGCGGCGGACCGCACGGGCCGCAAGAAGCCGCTGCTCGCCGTCGCGGCCTACACCGGCGCGGCGGCCACGACGTGCATGTTCTTCCTGGGCGGCGACCGCTATCTGCTGGGCGCGTTCCTGCTGATCGTGGCGAACGCCTCGCTGTCGGTCTCGATGGTGCTCTACAACGCCTACCTGCCCCAGATCGCGGAGCCCGACGAGCGGGACGCGGTCTCCTCACGTGGCTGGGCCTTCGGCTACACCTCGGGCGCCCTGGTCCTCGTACTGAACCTGGTCCTGTACTCCGGCCATGACTCCTTCAGGGTCTCGGAGGGAACGGCGGTGCGGATCTGCCTGGCCTCGGCGGGTCTGTGGTGGGGCGCCTTCACTCTGGTGCCACTGCGGCGCCTTCGCGACCGCCGGGTCCCGCAGGGCGGGGAGGGCAGGGTGGGCAGCGGCTGGCGACAGCTGAGGGCGACTCTCAAGGACATGCGGCGCCACCCCCTGACGCTCTCCTTCCTGCTGGCGTACCTGATCTACAACGACGGTGTGCAGACGGTCATCTCACAGGCGTCCGTGTACGGCTCCGAGGAGCTGGGACTGGACCAGACGACACTCATCACCGCCGTACTACTGGTGCAGGTCCTGGCGATCGCGGGCGCCCTCGGCATGGGGCGACTGGCCCGTTCGTACGGCGCCAAGCGCACGATCCTCGCGTCCCTGCTCGTCTGGACGTCGATCCTGGCCGCCGGTTACTTCCTGCCGCCCGGGGCCCCGGTGGCCTTCTTCCTGCTGGCGGCTGCCATCGGACTGGTCCTGGGCGGCAGCCAGGCGCTGTCACGGTCGCTGTTCTCCCATCTGGTGCCGCGCGGCAAGGAGGCCGAGTACTTCTCCGCGTACGAGATGAGCGACCGCGGCCTCAGCTGGCTGGGCCCGCTGGTGTTCGGTCTCGCGTACCAGCTCACCGGCAGCTACCGGGACGCCATCATCTCCCTGGTGATCTTCTTCGCCGTCGGCTTCGCGCTCCTCGCACGGGTACCGGTGCGGCGGGCGGTGGCCGCCGCGGGCAACCCGGTTCCCGACCGGATTTAG
- a CDS encoding amidohydrolase, which yields MSEYEHRTVLLRGGEVHSPADPFATAMVVERGHVAWVGSEGAADAFASGADEVVDLEGALVTPAFVDAHVHTTATGLALTGLDLSAAATLAEATELVRAHAAARPGDRVLIGHGWDASRWPERRAPRRDELDELTGGRPLYLTRIDVHSAVVTTALLDLVPGVRELDGFGDGGPLTGDAHHAVRAAAYAALSPAQRTGAQRAARAHAASLGIGTLHECGGPEISSEGDFTGLLDLAREEAGPRVVGYWADLDVDRARALGAVGAAGDLFADGSLGSHTACLHDPYADHPAEGHTGVAALDAGTIAAHVVACAESGLQAGFHAIGDAAVAAVVDGVRSAAEKVGLARIRAGRHRVEHAEMLTPETVAAFAELGLTASVQPAFDAAWGGDEGMYAARLGPRRARTLNPYAALLRAGVPLAFGSDSPVTPLDPWGTVRAAAFHRTAEHRISVRAAFTAHTRGGWRAVGRDDAGTLVPGAPADYAVWRTDELVVQAPDDRVARWSTDPRSGTPGLPDLTPGRALPVCLRTVVSGRTVFVRPNE from the coding sequence ATGAGCGAGTACGAACACCGCACCGTGCTGCTGCGCGGTGGAGAAGTCCACAGCCCGGCCGACCCCTTCGCCACGGCCATGGTGGTGGAGCGTGGCCACGTCGCCTGGGTGGGCTCGGAGGGCGCGGCCGACGCCTTCGCCTCCGGGGCGGACGAGGTGGTCGACCTCGAAGGCGCCCTGGTCACTCCCGCGTTCGTCGACGCCCACGTGCACACCACCGCCACCGGCCTCGCGCTGACCGGGCTCGACCTCTCCGCCGCCGCCACCCTCGCCGAGGCGACGGAGCTGGTCCGCGCCCACGCCGCGGCACGCCCCGGCGACCGGGTCCTGATCGGTCACGGCTGGGACGCCTCCCGCTGGCCCGAGCGACGGGCTCCGCGCCGCGACGAGCTCGACGAGCTCACCGGCGGACGCCCGCTCTACCTGACCCGGATCGACGTCCACTCCGCCGTCGTCACCACCGCGCTGCTCGACCTCGTGCCGGGCGTCCGCGAGCTCGACGGCTTCGGGGACGGCGGGCCGCTGACCGGCGACGCCCACCACGCCGTCCGAGCCGCCGCCTACGCGGCGCTCTCGCCCGCCCAGCGCACCGGCGCGCAGCGCGCGGCCCGCGCCCACGCGGCCTCGCTCGGCATCGGCACCCTGCACGAGTGCGGCGGCCCGGAGATCTCATCGGAGGGCGACTTCACCGGCTTGCTGGACCTCGCGCGCGAGGAGGCGGGGCCGCGGGTCGTCGGCTACTGGGCCGATCTCGACGTCGACCGGGCCCGGGCGCTGGGAGCCGTCGGCGCCGCGGGTGACCTCTTCGCCGACGGTTCCCTCGGGTCGCACACCGCCTGCCTGCACGACCCCTACGCCGACCACCCCGCCGAGGGACACACCGGCGTCGCCGCCCTCGACGCCGGCACGATCGCCGCCCACGTCGTCGCCTGTGCCGAGAGCGGGCTCCAGGCCGGCTTCCACGCCATCGGCGACGCCGCCGTCGCCGCCGTCGTCGACGGCGTGCGCTCCGCCGCCGAGAAGGTCGGTCTCGCCCGGATCCGGGCCGGCCGCCATCGCGTCGAACACGCCGAGATGCTGACTCCCGAGACCGTCGCCGCCTTCGCCGAGCTGGGCCTCACCGCCTCCGTCCAGCCGGCCTTCGACGCTGCCTGGGGCGGCGATGAGGGCATGTACGCGGCGCGCCTCGGCCCGCGGCGGGCCCGCACCCTCAACCCCTACGCCGCGCTGCTGCGCGCCGGTGTGCCGCTGGCCTTCGGCTCGGACAGCCCGGTCACCCCGCTCGACCCCTGGGGGACCGTCCGGGCCGCCGCCTTCCACCGCACCGCGGAGCACCGGATCTCCGTCCGCGCCGCCTTCACCGCCCATACCAGGGGCGGCTGGCGCGCGGTGGGCCGTGACGACGCCGGCACCCTGGTGCCCGGGGCCCCCGCCGACTACGCGGTCTGGCGCACCGACGAACTGGTGGTGCAGGCCCCCGACGACCGGGTGGCCCGCTGGTCGACCGACCCCCGCTCCGGGACTCCCGGCCTGCCCGACCTGACGCCCGGCCGCGCCCTGCCGGTGTGCCTGCGCACGGTGGTGTCCGGCCGTACCGTCTTCGTGCGTCCGAACGAGTGA